GGAGGGTCGATGACAAAATCATGTCCATGAGGTCTCTCTCGCCCGTGGTACTGCTATCATCTGATCTAGCTCGACCATGTTCCTCGAGCCAGTTCGTTAACACCACATCAAACTCCTTAAAAGTCTGTTTCATGGAGCTCAAGTGGCCACCAATGTCCAAACATTTGAGCCATGGAATAGCGTCAGACCACACGAAAACACCACTCAAATACGAAGCATCTTTCAACGCATTCCTAAAATGACAAGCTTCGCTGGTTTCTTTCCGGTAAGTGCTCGTGGAAAAGCGCTTTGTGGCTATCAGCCTAACGGTGAGATTTATGGAAAACTTCTCGAAACACTCACTGAGTGGCACCTGGTCCCTATGATCGTGAGTTGGAAAATAGAACAAACTGTTGATAAACGAGTCAACCTCCGAGACTAGCACGTGTTGTAGCGATGTTAGCTTATGGGTCGAGAGAAGGTGAAGGTCTACGAACTTTCGAATTTCACGCCAGTATTGGCCGTAAGGTGAAAGACCAAAAGAAGCACTGTCGTACGCTAAGTACTTCGTCATTGCTAAGCTTGGTCGGTTTGCTAAAGCTCTGTCGTTTGTGGTGAAGCAGTCCTTGACCAGTTCCCAATTACTCAGCGCCATGACTTGGTGTTGGCCAATCCGGAGTGAGTATATCGAACCGTGTTTGTCTGCCATGGCTCCAAGGATTCGTGTTACTGGGGCTTGGCCCCTGAGAAGATGGAGGTGACCAATGATTGGCAGTGCCCCTAATGGTTCAGGGACACCAATATTAGCACCATTTTTACTTCTCTTTCTCTTAGAAATATGATTAACTAGAAAACTGAAGAGAGATACGACGACGAAAGCTTGGAAAAGAGAAGAGAAATCCATGGTGGTTTGATTTCAAAAGCCAAGTATGGATATTGAGAATCAGCACGGTACG
The genomic region above belongs to Humulus lupulus chromosome 1, drHumLupu1.1, whole genome shotgun sequence and contains:
- the LOC133812979 gene encoding xanthotoxin 5-hydroxylase CYP82C4-like, whose amino-acid sequence is MDFSSLFQAFVVVSLFSFLVNHISKRKRSKNGANIGVPEPLGALPIIGHLHLLRGQAPVTRILGAMADKHGSIYSLRIGQHQVMALSNWELVKDCFTTNDRALANRPSLAMTKYLAYDSASFGLSPYGQYWREIRKFVDLHLLSTHKLTSLQHVLVSEVDSFINSLFYFPTHDHRDQVPLSECFEKFSINLTVRLIATKRFSTSTYRKETSEACHFRNALKDASYLSGVFVWSDAIPWLKCLDIGGHLSSMKQTFKEFDVVLTNWLEEHGRARSDDSSTTGERDLMDMILSSTLLAEDDAMTMSGYSRDTIIKATALVLILTGTEGITLTLTWIIFKLLNNPSVLKKAQEELDDHVGKERWVQESDINNLKFLQAIVKETLRLYPPGTIRPREAIEDCYVRGHHVPAGTRLIINIWKLQRDSYMWSDPLEFRPEKFMTTNADMSYRDQYFEFMPFSSCGAAGAGPVGSGV